The following coding sequences lie in one Seriola aureovittata isolate HTS-2021-v1 ecotype China chromosome 5, ASM2101889v1, whole genome shotgun sequence genomic window:
- the cabp1a gene encoding calcium-binding protein 1a isoform X3, translating to MGLAETRVCTPFQTQTANLSEKKSSWSFLVSLFSFGMGNCLDWPVRTDRELRPEEMDELRDAFKEFDKDKDGFISCKDLGNCMRTMGYMPTEMELIELSQQINMNLGGHVDFEDFVELMGPKLLAETADMIGIKELKDAFREFDTNGDGAISTCELRDAMRKLLGQQVGLKEVEDILRDVDLNGDGLVDFEEFVRMMSR from the exons ATGGGTCTTGCTGAAACCAGAGTTTGCACTCCTTTCCAAACCCAAACTGCAAACTTATCAGAGAAAAAGTCCTCATGGTCCTTTTTggtgtctcttttctcttttggtATGGGAAACTGCTTAGACTGGCCTGTGAGGACG GACAGAGAGCTGCGGCCAGAAGAAATGGATG AGTTGCGGGATGCTTTTAAAGAGTTTGACAAGGACAAGGACGGTTTCATCAGCTGTAAAGACCTAGGAAACTGTATGAGAACCATGGGATACATGCCCACTGAAATGGAGCTGATTGAACTGAGCCAACAGATAAACATGAACT TGGGAGGTCATGTTGATTTTGAGGATTTTGTAGAGCTGATGGGCCCAAAACTCCTCGCCGAAACTGCAGACATGATCGGAATAAAAGAGTTGAAAGATGCGTTTAGAGAG TTTGACACTAATGGAGATGGTGCCATAAGCACATGTGAACTCCGAGACGCAATGAGAAAGCTGCTGGGCCAACAG gTAGGTCTAAAGGAAGTGGAAGATATCCTGAGGGATGTTGACCTGAATGGTGATGGGCTTGTTGACTTTGAAG
- the cabp1a gene encoding calcium-binding protein 1a isoform X1, which yields MSSSFPKSESTTSLLKSSSAARRPTHLPERTAESRRSQHHHQHQHQHHHRLAALQSSSSKAEESFWSAECDISARRPLCHPSLLGSQDSSTNAAARDKCKSHAPHSQVPDPPEPNGEAGRGVRERCRSSKPTHRHHHRRKHNREDRPPAAGAPEPEHRRRCHTHTRPIPRVPSLSDSNDDRAPLCEPRDHKGASLANTGAQVISPSPSSCSLAPLSSRSSRRSRRSSAASSASDINLRTILNSLFGQDRELRPEEMDELRDAFKEFDKDKDGFISCKDLGNCMRTMGYMPTEMELIELSQQINMNLGGHVDFEDFVELMGPKLLAETADMIGIKELKDAFREFDTNGDGAISTCELRDAMRKLLGQQVGLKEVEDILRDVDLNGDGLVDFEEFVRMMSR from the exons ATGAGCTCCTCTTTTCCAAAATCTGAATCAACAACCTCCTTGTTGAAATCATCTTCGGCGGCGAGGAGACCGACACACCTCCCCGAACGTACCGCAGAGAGCCGGAGAAGTCAGCATCAccatcagcatcagcaccagCATCACCACCGTCTTGCTGCactccagagcagcagcagcaaagccGAGGAGTCCTTCTGGTCGGCCGAGTGCGACATCAGTGCCCGGAGACCCCTGtgccacccctccctcctcggCAGCCAGGACAGTAGTACTAACGCAGCCGCTCGGGACAAGTGCAAGTCACATGCCCCTCACAGCCAAGTTCCCGACCCGCCGGAGCCCAACGGCGAGGCGGGCCGAGGTGTGAGGGAGCGCTGCAGGTCATCCAAACCCACACACCGGCACCACCACCGCAGGAAGCACAACCGGGAGGACCGTCCGCCGGCAGCAGGCGCGCCGGAACCCGAGCATCGCCGCCGCTGTCACACTCACACCCGCCCGATCCCCAGGGTGCCCTCACTGTCGGACAGCAACGACGACAGGGCTCCTCTCTGCGAACCCAGGGACCACAAGGGGGCCAGTTTAGCAAATACTGGCGCTCAGGTCATCAGTCCCTCCCCGTCCTCATGCTCCCTGGCCCCGCTGTCCAGCAGGTCCTCTCGTCGCTCCCGGAGGTCCAGCGCTGCTTCTTCTGCATCCGATATCAATTTACGCACCATCCTTAACTCACTCTTTGGGCAG GACAGAGAGCTGCGGCCAGAAGAAATGGATG AGTTGCGGGATGCTTTTAAAGAGTTTGACAAGGACAAGGACGGTTTCATCAGCTGTAAAGACCTAGGAAACTGTATGAGAACCATGGGATACATGCCCACTGAAATGGAGCTGATTGAACTGAGCCAACAGATAAACATGAACT TGGGAGGTCATGTTGATTTTGAGGATTTTGTAGAGCTGATGGGCCCAAAACTCCTCGCCGAAACTGCAGACATGATCGGAATAAAAGAGTTGAAAGATGCGTTTAGAGAG TTTGACACTAATGGAGATGGTGCCATAAGCACATGTGAACTCCGAGACGCAATGAGAAAGCTGCTGGGCCAACAG gTAGGTCTAAAGGAAGTGGAAGATATCCTGAGGGATGTTGACCTGAATGGTGATGGGCTTGTTGACTTTGAAG
- the cabp1a gene encoding calcium-binding protein 1a isoform X2 translates to MGLAETRVCTPFQTQTANLSEKKSSWSFLVSLFSFGMGNCLDWPVRTMLQDAERRFRGVLSCEEMGQAGYLVPYQESIVSMTQNCVLVSNILGQTCVFLSKGVAKCRQADRELRPEEMDELRDAFKEFDKDKDGFISCKDLGNCMRTMGYMPTEMELIELSQQINMNLGGHVDFEDFVELMGPKLLAETADMIGIKELKDAFREFDTNGDGAISTCELRDAMRKLLGQQVGLKEVEDILRDVDLNGDGLVDFEEFVRMMSR, encoded by the exons ATGGGTCTTGCTGAAACCAGAGTTTGCACTCCTTTCCAAACCCAAACTGCAAACTTATCAGAGAAAAAGTCCTCATGGTCCTTTTTggtgtctcttttctcttttggtATGGGAAACTGCTTAGACTGGCCTGTGAGGACG ATGCTCCAGGATGCAGAGAGGAGATTCAGAGGGGTGCTGTCCTGTGAGGAGATGGGCCAGGCAGGGTATCTTGTGCCTTATCAGGAGTCCATTGTTTCCATGACGCAAAACTGTGTTCTCGTGAGCAACATACTGGGACAAACCTGTGTCTTCCTGAGTAAAGGCGTGGCCAAGTGCAGGCAGGCT GACAGAGAGCTGCGGCCAGAAGAAATGGATG AGTTGCGGGATGCTTTTAAAGAGTTTGACAAGGACAAGGACGGTTTCATCAGCTGTAAAGACCTAGGAAACTGTATGAGAACCATGGGATACATGCCCACTGAAATGGAGCTGATTGAACTGAGCCAACAGATAAACATGAACT TGGGAGGTCATGTTGATTTTGAGGATTTTGTAGAGCTGATGGGCCCAAAACTCCTCGCCGAAACTGCAGACATGATCGGAATAAAAGAGTTGAAAGATGCGTTTAGAGAG TTTGACACTAATGGAGATGGTGCCATAAGCACATGTGAACTCCGAGACGCAATGAGAAAGCTGCTGGGCCAACAG gTAGGTCTAAAGGAAGTGGAAGATATCCTGAGGGATGTTGACCTGAATGGTGATGGGCTTGTTGACTTTGAAG
- the cabp1a gene encoding calcium-binding protein 1a isoform X4, with protein MEKVADLGLGITRITALSADRELRPEEMDELRDAFKEFDKDKDGFISCKDLGNCMRTMGYMPTEMELIELSQQINMNLGGHVDFEDFVELMGPKLLAETADMIGIKELKDAFREFDTNGDGAISTCELRDAMRKLLGQQVGLKEVEDILRDVDLNGDGLVDFEEFVRMMSR; from the exons ATGGAGAAGGTTGCTGATTTAGGTTTGGGCATCACTCGAATCACAGCGTTGTCAGCG GACAGAGAGCTGCGGCCAGAAGAAATGGATG AGTTGCGGGATGCTTTTAAAGAGTTTGACAAGGACAAGGACGGTTTCATCAGCTGTAAAGACCTAGGAAACTGTATGAGAACCATGGGATACATGCCCACTGAAATGGAGCTGATTGAACTGAGCCAACAGATAAACATGAACT TGGGAGGTCATGTTGATTTTGAGGATTTTGTAGAGCTGATGGGCCCAAAACTCCTCGCCGAAACTGCAGACATGATCGGAATAAAAGAGTTGAAAGATGCGTTTAGAGAG TTTGACACTAATGGAGATGGTGCCATAAGCACATGTGAACTCCGAGACGCAATGAGAAAGCTGCTGGGCCAACAG gTAGGTCTAAAGGAAGTGGAAGATATCCTGAGGGATGTTGACCTGAATGGTGATGGGCTTGTTGACTTTGAAG
- the asphd2 gene encoding aspartate beta-hydroxylase domain-containing protein 2, protein MEWSLESVREMVAGGMQSIRECEICAFAIAMCVLLLFMWYCYRVGREHGSSPLRGRYLAGPGRIGGVVGGFMSSDCRGRGKGKHGSMLEEQNGFAFCQSSECFRCTSAGESLNQRLYHSLQDYAKRYTWSGMGRVHKGVRDQGRYLNSRPTIQRPEVFFLPDLPSAPFFSREVQRHDVELLEQSFPALLAEFESIYHQPPARSGSSLPPGWKANSTPRGQWWTYYLVNQGTPLVLNVRRCPRAWRVLGQLRTFIANNVFGNACFSVLTPGALITEHYGPTNVRLRCHLGLRVPPSCELVVGGEPQCWSEGSCLLFDDSFLHRAFHEGGAEDGPRVVFMVDLWHPNVAAAERQALDYIFTPGRLEDKEGK, encoded by the exons ATGGAGTGGTCACTAGAGAGTGTGAGGGAGATGGTGGCTGGAGGGATGCAGTCTATACGGGAGTGTGAGATCTGTGCTTTTGCCATAGccatgtgtgtgctgctgctgtttatgtgGTATTGTTACAGGGTGGGCCGGGAGCACGGATCCAGCCCCTTGCGTGGGAGGTATCTGGCTGGGCCCGGCCGGATcggaggggtggtggggggctTCATGAGTTCAGACTGTCGCGGCAGGGGCAAAGGGAAACACGGATCAATGCTAGAGGAGCAGAACGGCTTTGCTTTCTGCCAGTCGTCAGAGTGTTTCCGCTGCACCAGCGCTGGGGAAAGCCTGAACCAGAGGCTCTATCACAGCCTGCAGGATTACGCCAAGCGCTACACCTGGTCAGGTATGGGCCGGGTGCATAAAGGGGTCCGCGATCAAGGCCGATACCTCAACAGCCGACCAACCATCCAGCGGCCAGAGGTCTTCTTCCTCCCCGACCTGCCGTCAGCCCCTTTCTTCTCCAGGGAAGTGCAGAGACACGAcgtggagctgctggagcagagCTTCCCCGCCCTTCTGGCCGAGTTTGAGAGCATCTACCACCAACCGCCGGCCCGCAGCGGCTCCTCCCTCCCGCCAGGGTGGAAAGCCAACAGCACTCCTCGTGGGCAGTGGTGGACCTACTACCTGGTCAACCAAGGCACCCCTCTGGTTCTGAATGTCAGGAGATGCCCGCGGGCGTGGAGGGTGCTGGGACAGCTGCGCACCTTCATCGCCAACAACGTATTTGGCAACGCCTGCTTCTCCGTGCTGACGCCTGGAGCCCTGATCACTGAGCATTACGGTCCAACAAATGTCAGGCTGCGCTGCCACCTGG GTCTCAGAGTGCCCCCTTCCTGTGAGCTTGTTGTTGGTGGAGAGCCACAGTGCTGGTCTGAGGGCAGCTGTCTGCTTTTTGACGACTCCTTCCTCCACAGGGCTTTTCACGAGG gtggcgCAGAGGACGGCCCCAGGGTGGTCTTCATGGTGGACCTCTGGCACCCCAACGTGGCCGCTGCAGAGAGACAAGCCTTGGACTACATTTTTACTCCGGGCCGTTTAGAGGACAAGGAAGGGAAATAG